The Paenibacillus dendritiformis region CAGGCGAGAATCAAGTCTATGGCTACTATCAGCGCTATGGAGGAGGACCTCAAGATCTCTTTTTGGATGTTGCACACGGATCCTCGATGCGGTTTTTCGACGCCAAAGGGGAGAAGCTCGTCTTCAATACGGACGGTTGGAAGCAGTTGGTGAGGCTCACAACGGACGCGATCCGGAACAAGGGAGTATACACGCAACCGAGGGAGGAGGGGAACGCTCGAACATTTTCGTCAGATGACGATCTCTTCTTCAAAGGCAGGGCGGCGATGATCATGGGGGACTCATGGTTCATCTCTCAAATCAAGAACCGTATCATGTGGGATAAAGAGGCCAAGCCAATCGACTGGGAAATGGTATCCGTACCTGTCGATCCGGCTTCTCCTGACGAGTCTTCGTACGCGAGTCTGCACGAAGTCTATGCCATCGCGGCGGATTCGCCGAACAAGCGGGCGGCGTGGGAGTTCGTCAAATTCGTGAACGGGCCGGAAATGGCCAAGGCAGCCTCCCGTTCGATGGAGGGCAACCTTCCGACGAGGAACCAATTCATGAAGGAAATCGACGGTAAAAGCACGGAGGCATTCTACTCGCTGCGGCCGAAGGCGAAGTACGATTCGATATGGGGCGGACCGGATGTGGAGGTGCCGTCCGAATTCTATAGGGACTTCCGAACGCTCCTGGATAAGGAACTGAAGGCTGTAATAGACAACAAAAAGACGGTCGATGAAGCCGCCGCCGCCATCCAGGCGGAGGGCGAAGCAGCCCTGCAGAAGGGCCGGGAAGCGGATAAAGCGCGCAAAGAGGCTGAACAGAAAGCGAAAGGCGAGAGCGGCAAAGCAGCGGAAGATAACGAAACAGAAGGCTCAGGCAGTGCGGAGGCAGGCGCATCCGAAGGGGAGTGACCTGCGTACGCGAACTCAGGGATTTATGGCCGCTGACATAAGTTGGCGGTCTTTTTTTACAAAGGTTAGAATATGTCTACTTTTTCATATAGGAATTGCCGATATTACTCTTTTACTACTCTTTGTATAGGAAGAAGGAGGAGAACGCAATTGGGAGGAAAATCGAAGCTTGCTCTGCTTCTGACTACAGTCGTTGCCCTGCTTAGTGGCTGCTTCGGCGAGAAGCCCGTGCTGGATGAGCTGGGTAAAGACGGCAAGGGGAAGATCAAAGTTGTTTATTACAATGAAGAAAGCTTCTATTCGCAATACGGCAATTATTTTAACGTGAAATACCCGGATATCGAATTTGAAGTCGTAAATTTACAAGAAATGAACCGGGAGCTGCAAGACAAAGAAAATGTCGATTATGAAGCTGAGCGGTTGAAGTTTCTGGACAAGCATAAGCCGGATGTGCTGATGGTTGATTTGCCTATGATGGAGAAGCTGGTCCAGGAAGGCGAGCTGTATAATCTGGATGCCGTCATCGCTCAGGAAAAATTTGATGTGGAAGGGTTTATGCCCGGCCTTATCGACATGATTCGGGAAAGGGGCGGCGGTTCGCTGTACGGGCTGGCTCCTATTTTTTATACCAATGTCATTTACTATAACGCCGAGCTGTTCCGGGAGCATCATATCGAACTGCCGCGCAATAAAATGAGCTGGCAGGAGGTGCTCGAGCTGTCGGGCCGCTTCGCTGGCATCGGCTCAGGCGAGGATCAGCTCTATGGATACTACCAGCGATTCGGAGCGTCTGAGCAGATGGTGTTCGATATGGCGAACGCTTCGTCGCTGCGATTGTTCGATGCCAAGGGGGAGAAGCTGGTCTTCCATACGGATGGCTGGAAGCAGGCGGTGAAACTGGCAACGGAATCGATCCGGAACAAGGCGGTCTACACCCGATCGATGGATGAGGGGGACTCCCCCCAGGAATTTTCGTCGGATGACGATCTCTTTTTCAAAGGCAGGGCGGCTATGATCATGGATGGCCCATGGTTCCTGTCCCAATTGAAGAACCGTGCCATGTGGGATAAAGATTCAAAGAAAATTGACTGGGGCATGGTGACAGTGCCCGTCGATCCGGCTTCTCCAGATGAGTCTTGGTACGTGCGACTGAACCAAGTGTATGCCATCGCGGCGGATTCCCCGAACAAGCGGGCGGCGTGGGAGTTCGTCAAATTCGTGAACGGGCCGGAGATGGCCAAGGCAGCCTCCCGATCGATAGACGGCCATCTGCCGACACGGAACCAGTTCATGAAGGAAATTGACGGCAAAAGCACAGAGGCATTCTATTCGCTGCGTCCGAAGGGGCAGAACGAATCGATGTGGGGCGGACCGAATGCGGATGTCCCGCAGCAATTTTACTCGGAGTTCAGAACGATCCTGAGGCAGGAACTGAAAGCCGTTATCGACAACAAAAAGACGGTAGATGAAGCTGTCGCCGCGGTGCAGGCGGAAGGCGAAGCAGCCCTGCAGAAGGGCCGGGAAGCGGATAAAGCGCGCGAAGCAGCCGAAAGGAATTGAGAAGGCACAGCCTAAACGAACGGAGCCGATATTCAGGGCCGCTGACTTATGTCAGCGGCCTGTTCCGTTGGAACGGGCATCCTTGCAGCGATATCTCTCAATGTCACATCTAAGGCTAACGGTTCGTTATACCAGGATAGAGAGCGTTGATGGCATGAGACCAACAACAAAGCATCCGCGCACGGCCGCGAAATCTAGAAAGAGAGGCGAAGATTTTGAGAAGGAAGTGGAGGTATATGACGCTGCTGGTGATTACCGCTGCCATGCTCAGCGGCTGCTTCGGAGAGAAGCCGGTGCTGGAAGAACTGGGGGCAGACGGCGCCGGGACGCTGAAAGTAGTCTATGCCGATGAGAAAAGCTTCTACTCCAGATACGGAAATGCTTTTCAAGTCAAATATCCGGGCATTGAAATCGAAGTGGTGAGCTGGGGCGAGATGCACCGTGAACTGAGAGACAAGGATGATGCCGATATGAAGGCGGAACGGCTGGAGTTTCTCCGCAAGCATAATCCCGATGTGGTCATCGTGAGTCTGGATGAAATGGGGGAGATGGCGCAGGAAGGCAAGCTGTATAATTTGGATGCCGTCATTGCGCAGGAAAAATTCGATCTGGAAGGGTATATGCCGGGTCTTATCGATATGATTCGGGGCAAAGGAAGCGGTTCTTTATATGGATTGGCCCCTGAATTCAGCACGAGCGCCATCTATTACAACGCTGATCTGTTCCGGGAGCATCATATCGATCCGCCGCGCCATCAGATGACCTGGGAAGAGCTGTTGGAGCTGTCAAGCCGGTTCAAGGGCCTCGGTTCGCGCGAGAACCAGATTGCCGGCTACTACGAACGGCATGGGAAGCCGGATCAACTGCTGCTGAGGATGGCGGACGCTTATGCGCTGCGCCTGTTCGACGCGAAGGGAGAGAAGCTCATGTTCGAGACCGATGGCTGGAAGCGGGCGATGAAGCTGGCGGCCGATTCGATCCGCAATCAATCGGCCTATATGCAGCCGCCGATCGAAGACGAGCAGGGCAACCTGTTATGGGGCTCCGATTCTCTCTTTTTTCAAGGCAAGGCGGCAATGATCATGGAGGAGACATGGTTCATGTCCGACCTCAAACATCGCCCTGCGTGGGATAAGGAAGCGAAGTCCTTCGATTGGGGCATCGTCACGGCCCCTGTCGATCCGGCCTCGCCCGACTCGTCTCCGTACGTAAGGCTGCACCAAGTATTCGCCATTGCGGCAGATTCTCCGAACAAGCGGGCGGCATGGGAGCTCGTCAAATTCGTGAACGGGCCAGACAGGGCCAAGGCCAACTCCCGCAAGACAAAGGAAACTTTGCCGACAAGAATCCATTTGGTAGAGGAAATCGAAGGCAAAAGTCTGGAAGCCTTCTATTTGCTGCGGCCGCGGGCACAGTCCAAATCCATCTGGGACAACTTCTTCAACATCGGGATTCCCCATGAGTTCTTCTGGGAATTCAGAACGATATTGTCGCGGGAGATGGAGGCTGTGATCGGCAAGATGAAGACAGTGGAGGAAGCCGCCGCTGCGGTGCAGGCGGAAGGAGACGCCGTTCTTCGCAAGATTAGGGAAGAGGAGAAGGCGCGCCGTCTCACGACAGAGGACAGCAGTCAATAGGATAGAACACTTGAACGACCGTCGGCCGGATAAGCCGGCGGTCTATTTTTCGGCAGGCAAGGACATTCCTACAGGGCGCAGGAACATGTGGAGATTCTTAATATTCTTAACATTCTCTGATCGATTCGCTTAACTTTTCCTTTATCTGGTTGAAGGGTCAGGGAACGGCCGCTATACTTGGTCTGGAATAAAAGGGAGGAGAGCGGATTGAGACAGAAATGGAAGGCGGCCATTTTGCTCCTTGCGGTGATTTCTATGCTGGGGGGCTGCTTCGCCGAGAAGCCGGTGCTCGAAGAGCTTGGACCGGAGGGCAAGGGGAAAATCAAAGTGCTCTATTATGACGAGGACAGTTTCTTTAAGGAATTTGGCAACCAATTTAATTTGAGCTACCCCAATATTGAGTTGGAGGTGGTAAGCACCGTTCCAATCGGCCGGGAAATGCAGGTGAACGGCACCACCTACGAGGAAGAATATATAAAATTTATCGAGAAGAACAAGCCGGATGTTCTGATTGTGAGCAGACGAGACCTGTTCGATAAGCTGGCGGAGGAGGGCAAGCTGTACAATTTGGAGGCGATTATCGAACAGGAGAAGTTCGATCTTGACGGCTATTTGCCCGGGTTCGTCGATTTGCTGCGGGAACGCGGGAGCGGCTCGCTCTACGGCCTGGCGCCGTACTTTTGGACCTCGGTCATTTTCTATAATGCCGATCTGTTCCGGGAGCATCACATTGAACTGCCGCGCAACAGGATGAGCTGGAAGGAGCTGATCGAACTGGCGAGCCGGTTTGGGGAAGGCGGTTCCGAAGACGATCCGATCTATGGTTTGGTGAATCAAGACGGACGAGCCGACAGCATTTTTTTTGGTGTGGCCGAGAGCATGTCGTTGCGGCTGTTTGATGCGAAAGGGGAAAAAATCGCGTTTAATACGGACGCCTGGAAGGAAGCGATGGAGCTGACGGCCAATGCGATACGCGACCAAGCGGTTTTTTCGACGCTGTTGGATCCGGGCTTCCGCTATGGTGAGGTTGAAGTTGTACAGAGCCAGAATTTTTTCAAAGGCAAGGTCGCGATGGTGCTCGGAACGCCCTGGTTCATGCATGAGCTTAGGGACTATCCGAACTATGATAAAGAAGCAAAGCCAATCGATTGGGGCATCGTGACCGCGCCTGTCGATCCGGGGAATCCGGATGAATCACAATATGTGTCTCTTCACGAAGAATTCGCTATCCTGGCCGATTCCCCGAACAAGCGGGCCGCTTGGGAATTCGTAAAGTATGTGAACGGTCCGGAGAGGGCGAAGGCCGATTCCCGTTCCTTGCGGGACTTGCGGGACGAGCTCCCGACAAGAGGGGATCACGTCAGAGATCTGGACGGCATAAGCCTGGAGCCTTTCTTTATGCTGAGACCGAAGGCATCGAGCGGAACGGTATGGGGCGGACCGAAC contains the following coding sequences:
- a CDS encoding ABC transporter substrate-binding protein translates to MVKKWKIALLLTTVVAMLSGCFGEKPVLDELGKDGKGTIKVVYYDEDNFYRQYGNYFNVKYPDIEFEIVSMQEMYRDLQDKENVDYEEERLKFLEKHKPDVLMVDLSIMEKLAKEGKLYNLDSIITQEKFDLEGYMPGLVDMIREHGGGSLYGLAPYFYTSAIYYNAELFREHNIEPPRNKMTWQEVLDLSSRFASVGSGENQVYGYYQRYGGGPQDLFLDVAHGSSMRFFDAKGEKLVFNTDGWKQLVRLTTDAIRNKGVYTQPREEGNARTFSSDDDLFFKGRAAMIMGDSWFISQIKNRIMWDKEAKPIDWEMVSVPVDPASPDESSYASLHEVYAIAADSPNKRAAWEFVKFVNGPEMAKAASRSMEGNLPTRNQFMKEIDGKSTEAFYSLRPKAKYDSIWGGPDVEVPSEFYRDFRTLLDKELKAVIDNKKTVDEAAAAIQAEGEAALQKGREADKARKEAEQKAKGESGKAAEDNETEGSGSAEAGASEGE
- a CDS encoding ABC transporter substrate-binding protein; this translates as MGGKSKLALLLTTVVALLSGCFGEKPVLDELGKDGKGKIKVVYYNEESFYSQYGNYFNVKYPDIEFEVVNLQEMNRELQDKENVDYEAERLKFLDKHKPDVLMVDLPMMEKLVQEGELYNLDAVIAQEKFDVEGFMPGLIDMIRERGGGSLYGLAPIFYTNVIYYNAELFREHHIELPRNKMSWQEVLELSGRFAGIGSGEDQLYGYYQRFGASEQMVFDMANASSLRLFDAKGEKLVFHTDGWKQAVKLATESIRNKAVYTRSMDEGDSPQEFSSDDDLFFKGRAAMIMDGPWFLSQLKNRAMWDKDSKKIDWGMVTVPVDPASPDESWYVRLNQVYAIAADSPNKRAAWEFVKFVNGPEMAKAASRSIDGHLPTRNQFMKEIDGKSTEAFYSLRPKGQNESMWGGPNADVPQQFYSEFRTILRQELKAVIDNKKTVDEAVAAVQAEGEAALQKGREADKAREAAERN
- a CDS encoding ABC transporter substrate-binding protein; translation: MTLLVITAAMLSGCFGEKPVLEELGADGAGTLKVVYADEKSFYSRYGNAFQVKYPGIEIEVVSWGEMHRELRDKDDADMKAERLEFLRKHNPDVVIVSLDEMGEMAQEGKLYNLDAVIAQEKFDLEGYMPGLIDMIRGKGSGSLYGLAPEFSTSAIYYNADLFREHHIDPPRHQMTWEELLELSSRFKGLGSRENQIAGYYERHGKPDQLLLRMADAYALRLFDAKGEKLMFETDGWKRAMKLAADSIRNQSAYMQPPIEDEQGNLLWGSDSLFFQGKAAMIMEETWFMSDLKHRPAWDKEAKSFDWGIVTAPVDPASPDSSPYVRLHQVFAIAADSPNKRAAWELVKFVNGPDRAKANSRKTKETLPTRIHLVEEIEGKSLEAFYLLRPRAQSKSIWDNFFNIGIPHEFFWEFRTILSREMEAVIGKMKTVEEAAAAVQAEGDAVLRKIREEEKARRLTTEDSSQ
- a CDS encoding ABC transporter substrate-binding protein, which codes for MRQKWKAAILLLAVISMLGGCFAEKPVLEELGPEGKGKIKVLYYDEDSFFKEFGNQFNLSYPNIELEVVSTVPIGREMQVNGTTYEEEYIKFIEKNKPDVLIVSRRDLFDKLAEEGKLYNLEAIIEQEKFDLDGYLPGFVDLLRERGSGSLYGLAPYFWTSVIFYNADLFREHHIELPRNRMSWKELIELASRFGEGGSEDDPIYGLVNQDGRADSIFFGVAESMSLRLFDAKGEKIAFNTDAWKEAMELTANAIRDQAVFSTLLDPGFRYGEVEVVQSQNFFKGKVAMVLGTPWFMHELRDYPNYDKEAKPIDWGIVTAPVDPGNPDESQYVSLHEEFAILADSPNKRAAWEFVKYVNGPERAKADSRSLRDLRDELPTRGDHVRDLDGISLEPFFMLRPKASSGTVWGGPNGKIPPGFYWNFANLIKQELRDMIENNKPAEAAVVKIDEEGNAILKQEREREKAEAEEMRRKALENAAKK